From the Solanum pennellii chromosome 4, SPENNV200 genome, one window contains:
- the LOC107015976 gene encoding uncharacterized protein LOC107015976, with protein MEKEDAIMEGSVNHPAAEKEANEPILNNESVKKKVSSQRNLGSIPDVPEEANTVNDRMDEQEKKISVDNSILHSGAEKSQVDTINGPGKENSLGESASSSLLANKNEIDKPNLDQVLILGELESLKSGQQRSEADMSGLIGKKTDCVKVDLKSPRKSDKNLNEVVYEEEAEPVFDGTEEPGMGVNRSLSARSVHRDSEAQGYVWPEKAVALTNFVRSKSTVAMSTVLRRLSGKSDDGQDVTAEEDKSKCFEKSAVASQEYETQAVSQKTAERTGWNPLSLIGILRDDTRNRLVDTEVSPEAVLPIAMKGRIILYTRLGCHESKEARLFLRRKRLRYVEINIDVYPSRKMELEKIAGDSVVPRVFFNEVLIGGWSELKSLDESGKLSEKIEYVVDEAPSFEAALPPLSGEDDLSSSGSIDELAVIVKKMKQSIALKDRFYKLRRFTNCFLGSEAVDFLSEDQYLEREEAVEFGRKLAINLFLQHVLDENVFEDDNSLYRFLDDDPFVSQCQNIPRGLTEVKPKPIIEISSRLRFLSHAIFEAYASEDGRHVDYRSIHGSEEFARYLRITEELQRVNLKDMPREEKLAFFINLYNMMAIHAILVWGHPSGPMERRKLFGEFKYVIGGCTYSLSAIHNGILRSNQRPPYNLIKPFGVKDKRLKVALPYSEPLVHFALVNGMRSGPALRCYSPGNIDKELVESASDFLRDGGLIVDLSTKVAYVSKILRWFSVDFGNNEVEVLKHAANYLDSSVSQAMLELLANGQLKVVYLPYDWGLNN; from the exons ATGGAAAAAGAAGATGCTATTATGGAAGGTTCTGTCAATCATCCTGCTGCTGAAAAGGAAGCAAATGAACCTATTCTTAACAATGaatctgtaaaaaaaaaagtttctagCCAGAGAAATTTAGGGAGTATACCAGATGTTCCGGAGGAGGCGAATACAGTGAATGATCGTATGGatgaacaagaaaagaaaatttctgTTGATAATTCTATTTTACATTCTGGTGCTGAGAAGAGTCAAGTTGATACAATTAATGGACCGGGGAAGGAGAATTCTTTAGGTGAAAGCGCATCAAGTTCTTTACTTGCTAATAAAAATGAGATTGATAAACCCAATTTAGATCAAGTTCTCATCCTAGGGGAACTAGAATCGTTAAAAAGTGGACAGCAACGCTCCGAAGCAGATATGTCTGGTTTGATTGGAAAGAAGACTGATTGTGTCAAAGTGGACTTGAAAAGTCCCCGCAAAAGTGATAAGAATCTCAACGAAGTTGTTTATGAGGAGGAAGCAGAACCTGTATTTGATGGAACAGAAGAACCTGGGATGGGTGTTAATAGGAGTTTATCAGCTCGTTCTGTACATCGTGACTCAGAGGCGCAGGGATATGTTTGGCCTGAGAAGGCAGTGGCTCTTACAAACTTTGTTAGATCGAAGAGTACAGTTGCGATGAGTACTGTTCTGCGCCGCCTTTCTGGTAAAAGTGATGACGGACAAGATGTTACAGCTGAAGAAGATAAGAGTAAATGCTTTGAGAAGAGTGCTGTTGCATCGCAAGAATATGAAACGCAAGCCGTGTCTCAGAAAACTGCCGAACGGACTGGATGGAATCCCCTAAGCTTAATTGGGATTTTACGTGATGATACCAGAAACAGACTTGTGGATACAGAGGTCTCACCAGAAGCAGTTCTACCAATAGCCATGAAGGGAAGGATTATATTGTATACAAGGTTGGGATGCCACGAAAGTAAAGAGGCAAGACTTTTTCTACGCCGGAAAAGACTCAGATATGTTGAGATCAACATTGATGTGTATCCTAGTAGAAAGATGGAGCTGGAGAAAATTGCTGGTGATTCTGTTGTTCCTAGAGTGTTCTTTAATGAAGTTCTAATAGGGGGATGGAGTGAGCTAAAGAGCTTGGATGAGTCTGGAAAGCTCTCAGAGAAGATTGAgtatgtagttgatgaagcaCCATCATTTGAAGCTGCTCTACCACCTCTTTCTGGTGAAGATGATTTGTCTAGTAGTGGGTCTATCGATGAGCTAGCTgttattgttaaaaaaatgaaacaatcTATTGCTTTGAAAGACCGGTTTTATAAGCTGCGCAGATTCACCAACTGTTTCCTGGGATCAGAAGCTGTGGACTTCCTGTCAGAAGATCAGTACTTGGAAAGGGAAGAG GCTGTTGAATTTGGTAGGAAGCTTGCAATCAATCTTTTCCTTCAACATGTACTAGA TGAAAATGTGTTTGAAGATGATAACAGTCTGTATCGTTTCCTTGACGATGATCCCTTTGTATCTCAGTGTCAGAACATACCGAGGGGTTTAACAGAAGTGAAGCCCAAGCCCATAATAGAAATTTcatctagattgagattttTGTCTCATGCAATTTTTGAAGCTTATGCATCTGAAGATGGAAGACATGTTGATTATAGAAGCATCCACGGCAGCGAGGAATTTGCAAG GTACTTGAGAATAACCGAGGAGCTTCAAAGAGTGAACTTGAAAGACATGCCCAGGGAGGAGAAGCTTGCTTTTTTTATTAATCTCTACAACATGATGGCCATTCATGCAATATTGGTTTGGGGACATCCCTCTGGACCAATGGAGAGGAGAAAATTATTTGGAGAGTTCAAATATGTCATTGGTGGGTGCACATATTCACTATCAGCTATCCACAATGGAATCTTAAGGAGCAATCAGAGACCACCATACAATCTAATCAAACCATTTGGAGTCAAAGACAAGCGCCTTAAG GTAGCTCTTCCTTATTCAGAGCCTCTTGTTCATTTTGCTCTGGTTAATGGTATGCGATCTGGGCCTGCTCTTCGATGTTATTCACCTGGAAATATAGATAAAGAGTTGGTGGAGTCTGCCAGTGATTTCTTAAGAGATGGAGGACTAATTGTTGATCTTAGTACCAAGGTTGCATACGTTAGTAAAATCTTGAGATG GTTTAGTGTTGATTTTGGGAATAACGAGGTTGAAGTATTGAAACATGCTGCAAATTACTTGGATTCATCGGTATCTCAAGCTATGCTCGAGTTGCTCGCCAATGGTCAGCTGAAGGTGGTGTACCTACCTTATGACTGGGGACTGAATAACTAG
- the LOC107015589 gene encoding tRNA (carboxymethyluridine(34)-5-O)-methyltransferase, translating into MLFGVGTARLFCFEGIYTKSTVIVGYIFRTRSFSTMNEVGIDSASSLHTVKSVGEAPVLRPVSVKAKCSSNVQSTPEIEKKYVHGVYDAIAPHFSSTRFAKWPKVSAFLSSLSPGSLILDAGCGNGKYLGLNPDCFFIGCDISAALINICADKEQEVLVADAVNLPYRTGYGDAAISIAVLHHLSTESRRRKAVEELVRVVKKGGCVLITVWAREQEDSSLIEKWTPLNQRYVEEWIGPGSPRVRNPSSPRILESIPEAEENSAGEQLKGLHANSSKVKSAEVMHPTSLDEGHSLPTGSGKGYLEQQEFFVPWHLPYHRAEVSGASAVALASGLAKKDDKKGSVVYNRYYHVFSEGELERLVAGLDNAILVDRFYDKSNWCIILEKTS; encoded by the exons ATGCTCTTTGGTGTTGGAACGGCAAggttattttgttttgaaggaatatatactaaatctactgTTATAGTTGGTTATATTTTCCGTACAAGAAGTTTTAGTACGATGAACGAAGTTGGAATTGATAGTGCATCTAGTTTGCATACAGTGAAATCTGTGGGAGAGGCTCCTGTTCTACGTCCTGTGTCAGTGAAAGCAAAATGTTCTTCAAACGTTCAATCAACCCCAGAAATTGAAAAGAAGTATGTCCATGGTGTTTATGATGCCATTGCTCCCCATTTCAGTTCCACTCGGTTTGCGAAGTGGCCTAAAGTGTCAGCTTTCTTAAGCTCATTATCTCCCGGTTCTCTCATCTTAGACGCTGGTTGTGGAAATGGGAAATACTTAGGATTAAATCCTGATTGTTTCTTCATTGGCTGTGACATTAGTGCGGCTCTTATTAATATATGTGCAGATAAAGAGCAGGAAGTTTTGGTTGCAGATGCTGTGAACCTACCATATAGGACTGGTTATGGTGATGCAGCAATTTCTATAGCTGTGTTGCATCACCTTAGTACTGAAAGTAGGAGGAGGAAAGCGGTAGAGGAGCTTGTCCGTGTTGTTAAAAAGGGCGGGTGTGTTCTAATTACTGTCTGGGCTAGGGAGCAAGAAGACAGTTCACTGATTGAAAAGTGGACTCCACTTAACCAAAGGTATGTAGAGGAATGGATAGGACCAGGGAGTCCTCGAGTTCGCAACCCTTCATCTCCTCGTATCCTTGAAAGCATCCCAGAAGCAGAGGAAAATAGTGCAGGGGAGCAGTTGAAAGGTCTACATGCAAACTCTTCTAAAGTAAAATCAGCTGAAGTTATGCACCCAACATCTCTGGATGAAGGTCATTCTTTGCCTACTGGGTCTGGAAAAGGTTATTTAGAGCAGCAGGAATTTTTCGTTCCCTGGCACTTACCTTATCATCGAGCTGAAGTTAGTGGGGCTTCAGCTGTTGCCTTGGCTAGTGGTTTGGCAAAGAAAGATGATAAGAAGGGCTCTGTGGTATACAATAGATATTACCATGTTTTTAGTGAAGGTGAACTTGAGAG GTTGGTGGCTGGTCTAGACAATGCCATTCTTGTTGATAGATTCTATGATAAATCAAATTGGTGCATCATTCTTGAGAAAACATCGTGA
- the LOC107017863 gene encoding uncharacterized protein At4g37920 has protein sequence MVLAASLTTCYAVSVRPSSSASRNFSLLPPLSRIRSPIQQRQPHLAGANSGGSLLSINGVRLRQSSFAAVIGDTTSVSDGAINEEVSATKLSDSATTQETDVENGEDRKDASEGLDENKMIRVCDKLIEVFLVDKPKPTEWRRLLAFSKEWNNIRPHFYKRCQDRADSESDPGMKHKFLKLQRKLREVDDDVQRHNELLEAIRRSPSDVSDIVARRRKDFTKEFFAHLHTVAESYYDDPAEQNAVAKLGNMCLVAVEAYDTATESMEALNAAELKFQDIINSPSVDAACKKIDDMAQKNQLDSALMLMITKAWSAAKESDMAKDEVKDVLYHLYKTTRGNLQRLMPKEIRILKYLLTIKDPEERMSALKDAFTPGEELEGEDVDNLYTTPEQLYNWIGTVLDAYNQSKEGTLIKEARDLMNPKIIKKMEELNKLIVDNFM, from the exons ATGGTGCTAGCAGCTTCTTTAACAACATGCTATGCCGTTTCTGTACGGCCGTCCAGCTCTGCTTCTAGAAACTTCTCTCTTCTTCCGCCGCTATCTCGTATCCGAAGTCCAATTCAACAGCGCCAGCCGCACCTCGCCGGAGCTAATTCCGGAG GTTCTCTCTTATCTATAAACGGAGTGAGGTTGCGACAGTCATCTTTTGCTGCTGTAATTGGTGATACAACTTCTGTGTCAGATGGAGCAATTAACGAGGAAGTGTCCGCTACTAAATTATCTGATTCTGCTACTACTCAGGAAACTGACGTGGAAAATGGAGAGGACAGGAAAGATGCTTCTGAAGGGTTGGATGAGAATAAAATGATCCGAGTATGCGACAAGTTAATTGAGGTCTTCTTGGTTGACAAACCCAAACCTACTGAATGGAGAAGATTGCTAGCATTTAGTAAGGAATGGAACAATATTCGGCCCCATTTCTACAAGCGATGTCAGGACCGAGCAGACAGTGAAAGTGATCCTGGAATGAAGCACAAGTTTCTCAAGCTTCAAAGAAAGCTAAGAGAG gttgatgatgatgttcagaGGCATAACGAACTTCTTGAGGCAATCAGAAGGTCACCATCGGATGTTAGTGATATTGTTGCCAGGCGTCGTAAAGATTTTACAAAAGAGTTTTTTGCTCATCTTCACACTGTGGCAGAATCCTATTATGATGATCCAGCGGAACAAAATG CTGTGGCAAAACTAGGGAATATGTGTTTGGTAGCTGTGGAGGCTTATGATACTGCAACTGAAAGTATGGAAGCGTTGAATGCTGCAGAGTTGAAATTCCAAGATATAATCAATTCTCCTTCCGTGGATGCAGCTTGTAAGAAAATAGATGATATGGCCCAAAAAAATCAACTTGATTCAGCACTGATGCTCATGATTACAAAAGCATGGTCAGCAGCCAAGGAGTCGGACATGGCAAAAGATGAG GTCAAGGATGTTCTTTATCACTTGTATAAGACAACAAGAGGAAATCTTCAGAGGCTCATGCCAAAAGAAATCAGAATTCTGAAATATCTACTCACGATTAAAGATCCTGAGGAGCGAATGAGCGCTTTGAAAGATGCCTTCACACCTGGAGAAGAACTTGAAGGGGAAGATGTAGATAATTTATACAC GACTCCGGAGCAGCTATACAACTGGATAGGGACAGTGCTGGATGCATATAATCAGAGTAAAGAAGGCACTCTTATAAAAGAAGCCAGAGACTTGATGAAccctaaaataattaagaaaatggaGGAGTTGAATAAGTTGATCGTAGATAACTTCATGTAA
- the LOC107017864 gene encoding trafficking protein particle complex subunit 6b, producing the protein MGREVSESCVESLLTEIVSSYCNGFYADKPELAARRIEAIGFQVGHQLSERYTMDRPRFTDHLEAIKFICKDFWSEVFKKQIDNLKTNHRGTFVLQDNRFRWLSRMSVDPSIETLGSIQDPSAMAENKAAQAIGMHLYFPCGIIRGALSNLGIPCAVSADISNLPACSFVIRIKA; encoded by the exons ATGGGGAGAGAGGTATCTGAGAGCTGTGTGGAGAGTTTACTGACTGAGATCGTCTCTTCTTACTGCAATGGATTCTACGCCGACAAACCTGAGCTCGCCGCCCGCCGGATCGAAGCCATCGGTTTTCAGGTCGGCCACCAACTTTCCGAGAG GTATACCATGGATAGGCCCCGGTTCACTGATCATCTGGAGGCTATCAAATTCATATGCAAGGATTTCTGGTCTGAGGTCTTCAAGAAGCAAATTGATAACCTGAAGACAAATCACAGA GGCACCTTTGTGTTGCAAGACAATCGTTTTCGTTGGCTGTCGCGAATGTCAGTTGATCCTTCTATAGAAACTCTTGGTTCTATTCAAGATCCTTCAGCGATGGCTGAAAACAAAGCTGCACAAGCCATAGGAATGCATCTCTATTTCCCATGTGGAATCATAAGGGGAGCACTTTCAAACCTTGGAATTCCTTGTGCAGTTTCTGCAGATATATCTAATCTTCCTGCTT GTTCATTTGTGATACGAATAAAAGCATGA
- the LOC107017004 gene encoding putative F-box protein At1g49610, whose product MGKKRQRRSVLKKGVCIAEDRISQLPDEILVYILSSLTVEEASYTSILSRRWRSLWTCIDRLDFDATEPLDEVASKYKLRKKYLRWVNSTLQMCKEQTLSQFRICFDLDKYAQYDIDKWLEFAFSRKVQRLELDLRIEEDYPRDFNNCYAFPARLLGLGDSAHSSSSKPHSDKLQIHPLVQQNFKSLKMLLLKSVNVTGQVLEFFLHNCPFIETMVVHESGTLVNLEVVGPSLKLRHLEIWYCRNVESLKICDTNLVTLGTSSGRLEVLTLDACFSLEELEHYNFPILAKLKKFVFITFRCTLRWKGQSLLGCTSIIRAAPQLKEFEIQIMTSSLLTEKRKCKKGIRWPLPHLKVVKLWGIYSGVLNLELVRYFLENAVALEKVIIDPTEPIFCPHPLTPENIKVLQTSRNRAKLQLEREVPQAIELVIL is encoded by the exons ATGGGGAAAAAAAGACAGCGACGATCTGTTCTAAAAAAG gGAGTCTGTATTGCAGAAGATCGTATTAGTCAGTTACCTGATGAAATTCTGGTATATATACTGTCTTCTCTTACTGTTGAAGAAGCATCTTACACAAGTATCCTCTCAAGGCGTTGGCGAAGTTTGTGGACATGTATTGATAGGCTTGATTTTGATGCTACAGAACCCTTGGATGAAGTAGCCTCGAAATACAAGCTACGGAAGAAGTATCTGAGATGGGTCAACTCTACTTTACAAATGTGTAAAGAGCAAACACTCAGCCAATTTCGGATTTGTTTTGATTTAGACAAATACGCCCAGTATGATATTGATAAATGGCTTGAATTTGCCTTTTCTAGGAAAGTTCAAAGACTAGAGTTAGACTTACGTATAGAGGAAGACTATCCTCGTGATTTTAATAACTGTTATGCTTTTCCGGCACGGCTCCTTGGTCTTGGTGATTCTGCTCACTCATCTTCATCTAAACCTCATTCTGATAAACTCCAAATACACCCACTTGTCCAGCAGAATTTCAAGTCTCTAAAAATGTTGCTATTGAAATCCGTAAATGTGACGGGACAAGTTCTCGAGTTCTTTCTACACAATTGTCCATTTATTGAAACTATGGTTGTTCATGAATCAGGAACATTGGTAAATTTGGAAGTCGTTGGTCCGTCTCTCAAACTGAGGCACTTGGAGATATGGTACTGTCGTAATGTAGAATCACTTAAAATTTGTGATACAAACCTTGTAACATTAGGGACTTCGTCAGGAAGG CTGGAGGTCCTTACACTAGATGCTTGTTTTTCATTG GAAGAATTGGAGCATTACAATTTTCCTATACTTGCGAAGCTCAAGAAATTTGTTTTCATCACATTCAGATGTACATTGAGATGGAAAGGCCAGAGCCTCTTAGGCTGCACATCTATAATAAGGGCTGCCCCACAGTTGAAGGAATTTGAAATACAA ATCATGACATCAAGTCTGTTAACGGAGAAAAGAAAGTGTAAGAAGGGCATAAGATGGCCGCTTCCTCATCTCAAAGTGGTCAAATTGTGGGGGATTTATAGCGGCGTATTAAATCTTGAACTGGTTAGGTACTTTTTGGAAAATGCTGTTGCACTAGAGAAAGTCATCATCGATCCTACGGAGCCAATTTTCTGTCCACACCCTTTAACTCCTGAGAATATCAAAGTGTTGCAAACTTCTAGAAATCGTGCTAAACTCCAACTTGAACGTGAAGTGCCTCAAGCTATTGAGTTGGTCATATTGTAA